TATTGGTCAACTTCTGGACCTCTTTTGGCAGATGTGTGATCTGAGTCTCATCAAGATCAAGCTTCTCAAGCTTCTCCAAATTTCCGATTTCAGGTGGCAATTTCATGAAGCATTCACAACCTTTCAGATATAGTTCTCTAAGCTGCTCCAGAAAGAACAAGGAACATGGCAGTTCTCTTACACTACTGTAGGATAAGTTCAGGATGCAAAGCAGAGGCATGTGATAAAAAAATGAAGATGGTATTTTTGTCAAATCAGCATTGCGTTGCAGCATCAAAACTTTGAGTTGCAGACAATCTGGGGACTCTGGTAGCTCAGAGATTTTATTGCCTGCTAATTCAATTCGTACAGCATTATGCCAATTGTCAGTGTTGGGTGGTTCAGTCAATCCTAGGTTCGATTTCTCTATGAACAATGGGTATAAGGTGTATATCCATTCTAACATTTGATAGGTTTCTTCTGGTAGCCAAATATACCTGCCTCCAACACCGTCGAATTGAAGAAAGATGGAATTTTCCACTAGCTGTCTTAGGTTCTTTTCTGTTTCTCCCGCATCCACAAAAAGAGAAGACATCCAGTGATTCATCAATTCATGATCAACTATGCCATCTCTAATTTTGGGAATGCCTGAACAGCTCAGGAGGCAATTCTGTTGTGTCTTATTCATGCCATCCCATATTAAGTTTAGGAATGTGTTTATCATGATGCTGTTCAAACCATGAAAATTGATGACATCGTGTGAAGGATTAGTAAATTGTAATTTGTGGAGAGCAAGTTCCCACATTCTGACATCTTGATGATTCTTCAACCACTTTGCCACGAGGAGAATTGCATGAAGGTGGCTACGACACTCCTCAACTATGCGCACTGCAGTTGTCAGGATGGCATCTGATGAATATACAAACTCCTTCCCCGCAGTGTCACAGAAGACCACCCATGGCAGCAAATGTTCTTTTGTCCGTATTTCCAAGTTCACTAACCCATCCTTCAATCCTCCTTCTTTAGCCTGTTGAGATGATGGTGAGTCAGTGGTAATGAGTACCAAAACTCCTGTCAGTAGAGTACCATAAAGTCCCACTTTTTGTGGATCAACAATTTCCTCACCATCCCTATCTACAAGAATTACTAGATACCTGCTTCTTGACATCTCGTCTTCAATCTGTAGGGTGCACAAGATGTCATCGTATTTAATAGTTGAAAGCTGAAGTAGTTGACAGATATGTTGCTTAAGTTCCTtctctgcttctgaagttggaTATCCGGTGGCATCAATAGTCAGATGTCCATGAAATGAATTAAGAATGTCAAGTGAATGATGCTTGTCATTCAAGGCTGCAGTTACTTTTTCCATGACTGTTCTCTTTTCAACATCACTTCTTGTTGATAACCTGATGCATTTTGCATGCTTTGGATTTTTGCTTTTACAAATGGAAATCAATGTTTCCATGAGTTGGTGGACAGCAAGATCAGCAGCCATATCGAGAATAGCTTCTGGAATGAAGTCCAAGTTGGCATCACCGAAGATGAAGTTGGAGCCGGACCTATCACCATTTTCAGCATCCCTTATTATCTCCTTTGGAAGAAGTCCTTCTAGTTTAAGCGGCAGCTTGCTCTCACAATATGGCTTTGATATGAAATCATCAAAGATCACTCTCATGTCCAGCGGGTAACTACACAAGAGGCTCATCAAATCCCTCTTCCTCCTCAAACTATTTATCAATTCAAGTGAGGAAATTGTTGATTGCAAGCTCGTCAAAGTTCTAATCTGAGAAGCCGAGGCCCCTTCAGATTCTGTTTTGGGAGTAGCACCTGCTTTGctcatgttggaacttagtatCTGCGAGGAAATTGTTGATTTCAAGCTCGTCAAAGTACTAGTTTGAGAAGCTGAGGCCCCTTCAGATTCTGCTTTGGCAGTATCACCTGCTTTGctcatgttggaacttagtatCTGCTAGTGCCCTGTAAGGAGTGCCAAGCAACAAGAAATATTATCATAGActcttttttgttattatataGTAGAAATTAATCTGACTAGATAGTTAATACTATCTAAATagaacaaatattttaaaatattatgaaAGATTATAACCCGGTTGTTAACTTGCATGACTGTGATGTACAAAGGCTTCCGCTAAATTACATCTCAGTTCATTTGAAAAAGAATTCGGCATAAGAAGATTTATTTCTTCTTGTAAGGATTAATTAAATGCTGCAACATAAGTAACTAGCAGTAACAAAGAAATGAAGAATACTAGTATATGTGAGACGCAAGTGTACCAAATAGAATTGAAGAGCTGTTCTTCTGATCCGAGCTAAGCCGTCGAAGTTAGGAATCAGGATTACGATCTCCCCTCCAGAGACTCACCAAGTGCCAAGAAGAAGACTTGTTAGGGATTTTAGAGTCCTCGCATCAGTCAAGTCAATGTGAAATAGTGAAGAAAGAAATGTCCACGATTTCTTACTCCAGCTACTCAAAAAACAATGAGAACGACTAATGATATATAATAAGGAGAAGCCGTGGAAAAATACTAACCTTTGAAGCACTCAATGACATTTCTCGGAAGCTACCTGGTAAAGTTGACTTGACTTGAGTTAACATTTAACCACTTATTTTGGAAAATTTTATTACTACAGGGTATATTCTTCCGTAATCGTGTGATTGCTTCCGCCATTTTCTTCTTCTGGTTTCCGTTTTGTCAGTAACAGTGGACCTGAACCTGCACCTGGATTCTAGATCTCGACTAAGCTTCACTAGACTACTTCAACGTGGCAAACTCATTCTGCGCTTGTTTGTTTCAGTAACCGTAAGTTCTTCACATGCAATCATAAGTTTAACTCATCCATGTTAAGTGTTTTCGTTTCATTCATTCTAAACAAGCTGTATTCCGCTAAGAATTGAATAGCTGCTTATCATTTTTCTTGCTAAACGTATTTGTCAggtatatatatgaaaaattttAACCTTAACTGCTCACTATAACTACTTTGATTGAATCACACTGTGAGTGCACAATAATTCATATGCCGAAATTCCTTCTTTTGATCACTTATGCCAGAAGTTTGTGCTGTTAGACAGAGGCATATATCTAATATGTATGTAATTGAATTAAGAATACTCTATGATAATTCAAGTTTTGTGTTCTGTTTCACTTCTTTCACAATCCCACGATAATTCAAGTTCTAGTGTTGTGTGCTTAATATATGTTTTTGTAACATTTGATCTAGGCATTTAATCATCATGGCTGGTTTCGGAAACATTGCTTCCAATCTCGGAGATTTGGCAACAGAGGTAGCAAAGCAGGTTGGAGGAGAAGCCCTAGCAAGCAGGTTGGTATCTGTAAGAAATTCGGGAGAGAACTTTGAACTTCTGAAGCAAGAACTGCAAGGATTACTTGCATTGAAAGAAGATAAAGAGAAGGAAGTTCAGGGAGACAGACACAAAGACACCTCAAGTGCTTATCGCTTATGGTCTGCAAAGGTGTTTGAGGTAGCTGCTGAAACTCGGCAATTGATTGCCAAATATGAAACTTCAACTTGGTCTTGGAAGCACCCAATTCTATCCCCAGAGATTGAGAAAAGACTTAAAGAAGTTCAACAACTCGTAGACAAGGGAAATTCTGTGGATTGTACAGTTGATAAACCACCAGATCGAATCTTAAAAGTTTTTTATGCTCCTGAAATCATGGGGTATAAGACTCTCCAAAGTGCACTCGAAAATATTGTAGATCTGCTTAAAAGCAGCAAAATACAAACCATTGGAGTAGCTGGAATGAAGGGCGTGGGGAAGACAGCACTGATGCAGAACCTAAATAACCATGATGTTGTTGCAGAGATCTTTGATATAGTCATATTTATTAGACTCTCAGCTGATCACACAGATCACGAGCTTCAATGTAAAATAGCAAAGCGATTGAAGGTGGATACTGAAGTCATCAATGATCCAGAGGAAGTTGCGAGAATAATACATGAGGAGCTGCAAACTAAGAAGTATTTGCTGATTTTGGATGGGGCAGCGGATGAAATCAACTTGAGTCAGCTGGGAATACCATGTAATGACAATCACAGTAAGGTGATAATAACTGCTCAACATCGCCAAGTTTGTACCTTGAATGGAGCAGAAAGGATGATTGAGGTAGGCCTGTTATCCCGGGATGAGGCATGGAAGATGTTCTGTAACACTGTAGGTCCTGTGATTGATCTCCCGGACATTCCAGAGATAGCTCGGCGTGTATGTGACAAGTGCTCTTGTCTTCCCCTTCTGATACAAAAGATAGCACGCTCTTTCAGATTGAAAAAGAGTGCTTCCAGCTGGAGGGTAGGACTGGAAGATCTTGAAGAACGATGGCCAGATTATGAGAATGAAGGCGTAAGTGAGTTGTACTCATTCTTGACGTTCTGTTATGATGAATTGAAAgatgaaaacaaaaagaaatgcTTTCTGTATGCTTCATTGTACCCTGCCAATTGTAAGGTTTATACTGACTATTTGGTGGAGTGTTGGGCTGCTCAAAACTTCCTTGGTGATGTTAACAACACAAGGAAATACCAAAAGGCACGCGATCGTGGTCAGGCGATATTGGAACATCTTACTGATGTCTCTCTTCTGGATAGAGGAAAACAGATGATATATGTTTCCATGAATGATTGTATGCAACAACTTGCTTTGCATATATCATCTAAGCACCCTGAATGTAGTTCTTATGTCCAAACTAGAGAGAAACTTGATGATGCCCAAGAATCATTATCATGGGAGAAGGCTAGATGGGTATCAATGATAGACACTAATCTGAAAAATTTGCCAACAAACCAAGATTGTAGCATGCTTTTGATGCTATTGCTGCAGAAGAATCCAGACTTGTCTACAATCCCACAACTGTTTTTCAAGAAACATATGAGAAGTCTTCTCGTGTTGGACTTGTATGGCACTGGAATTAGGTGGTTACCATCATCGATGTCAAAGTTGACAGGTCTTAAAGGGCTCTATCTTAATCACTGTAAGCATCTAAGGCAGTTACCTCCTGCTATTGGAACACTTGTACTTCTTGAGTTCCTCGACATTCAGGGTACTCAGATAAGTTTCATTCCATCTCTTATTGGGTCCTTGATCAGTTTAAGATGCTTCCGTGTCCCATACATCAGAAATGGTGAACAAAATGGAGATCAAACCAGTGATCTTGATCCTCGTGCAATTTCAAGGCTTACAAAATTAGAAGAATTGGTCATTAAAGTAGTTTCCTATGAGGATTGGTGCAGTAATGCAGAAAATGTGATGGTGATGTTGGCTTCTTTGGAACATCTAACCAACCTCCAGTGCAGCTTTCCCTCTTCCGAAATTCTTGACAGATTTCTAAGAAGGAGATCCGGAAGGCAATTTACTTCGTTCCAATTCTTTGTCGGATGTCCAAACTCAAAACGGCCTCAAATTCTGGAGCCTTTTGAGTATAGGATCTGCAAATACATAAGGTATGACAATAGCAAGCATAAGAATACTTTTTCAGTAAGTGAGATACTTCCTCAAACCCATGCAGTTGAATTGGTACACTTCAATGACATTGAAGAAATATCAGAAGTTGGAAAAGAAAACTTGGAGCAAATCCGCGCTCTTTCACTCGAGGAATGCAATGGAATTCGTACCCTTATAGCAGGTAATGAGAATGGTGCTAGAGATGAAAGCACCCTGCCAAATCTAGAGCAATTGCTGTTAAACAAATTGCTTTTACTGAATTGTGTGTTTCAAGGTCCTCTGAATCCTGGATCCCTTTCCAAATTAAAGGTTTTGACATTGAAGAATTGCCCACGTTTAAGAACCATTTTTCGCAATCGGGCTATTCAATACCTCTCAGAACTTCAGAAACTGGAAATTCACAGCTGCATGGAATTAGAAGAACTTATAGTCACAGAGATCGGTGAGGAAGTTCTTCCAAAACTGGAGGTGCTGCTGCTAGCTAACTTGCCAAGATTCCAATTTATATGCACAAATACGATATTGAGATGGTCCTCTCTAGAGCAAGTAAATGTATACAGGTGCCCTTTGTTGAAATTTTTACCCTTTTGCAAGGACAAGGAAACAAACCTAAGATCCATTAGGGGTGAACAAGGATGGTGGAATGAGTTGATGTGGAGACACAAAGCTCAATACCAAGACATATTTCTACCCTCGAGTGAGCTTACATTTTAGCCATATCGCTTCATGGTTTGCATTAATGTTTTATTAAGAAATAACAAGCAAGTTGTGCTTTTGCCTATTGTATTTTCCTAGTATGTTCTGTCTTAAAATCATTGTATGTTGTAACATCTTGTTCATGGATAAAGTCTGATTTGTGTGTAAGTTAGAAGAGTCTTTCCTTCTAATAATATCTTCTTTGTAAAAACAAATGCAAATCATGCAAGATTTTTCAGTGCATATGAAGTAGAGTAGTTAGCTTTGGTCAGAAAAATCATTTTGAGCAAATGTATCGGTTGAACTCCGATTACATTTCATAATGTTCAAATTGATGGGAGATATCATAATCGATTTGTCGGGATAGTGTTTATTTAACACCTTGTGTGCAGTTCTTAGTTGGATTTTAACATCTAGACAACTAGCTTTATAAGATagcatattataaaaaatatttccaAGTACAAAATAGAGAAATGTTAGGATATcatcaaaatttattgttttttgtcATCATTTAGCCACCAACTCAATTCCTTTAGTCTAGTTCTTTTAGTCTAGTAATCCACCAACATACTTTATtccatatttttaaaaattgatagcTAATTGATGGCCAAAAACAATCAATTCTGATGGCCTCTAACATTCTtctagaaaatatttttgaataatatatataacataatttAACTTTGGCATGCCACCAATATAAAGATGTTGTACACTTATACCTATATATCCAATTACATATTACTATCcaagtatattaaaattaaacttatcTATATATATCTGGATTAAGATCATCTGTTATTTCATTGTCTCACCTCGTGTGACACCAATAAAAAGTTTGCCACAGCTCCATTTGAATGTCTGGGGTTGGCCAACAAGTTGCTACATATACATGCCGGGATTCAAACTCCAACCCTCGCTGAAATGGACGAGTGAACTAGCCACTCAAATTAACTtgataaatcaatttaattccTAACTTTTAAAAATGATCAAGTCCCCCTCTCAAATGAGTCAATAGAAGTGcatttttttagaatataaaCTTAATTGGCTATTTCAAAAATCAACAATGATCAAACTGAATTATCAAACGAATTCTAGAAACTAAATAAAGTGGACATTACCTTTTTTTGATGCAACACATCCCAAGTGACAAAGCAAAGAACTTGGGGAGTTCCGGTTTGAAGTTTAAGGAAGGAAATCAGGGAGGTTTCTGGGGAGAAGAAGACATCACCCACTACATCCATGGAAGTAGCGGCGGCGATCCAAAATTGGAAGGAAGGTGGTCTCCGGCGACTCGTTTCCAGAAAGAGGAAGAATTAGAAAAAGACCCATCCCtggttctctttttttttttttggtttgcaTCAGATATCCATCAGGCCGAAAGCTCAATGACTAATCCCTCGGGTATTGCAGAGGCACACAAAGTGGGCGATCCTCCCAAGCAAGTAAGCTCCATTTCCATCCTTCAGTGAGTATCTAACCCGGGAGAGATGGTTAAGGGACACAGATCCTCATCTATCTGTGCCAACTTGCGTTGGTCCCATCCTAGGTTCTCTGATTCTCTGGTTTCCTTGTTCTGGGCTTCAGTCCAACGAAGCCCAAAAACAAAACAGATTTCAGTTTTAGAATTTGTTGGATGTCAGTTTTTTATTTATGGGATTTCTTTTATTGGACTTAAAACCTATTTTTTCTCAAGGTAAATATTTAGGCCCATTTAGTAAACATTACTATACGAATCCAAACAATACATTAAGGGggaaaaaaagataaagaaagaaTAACTCAAATTAAGGAAGGAAAAAACCGAAAAAGAGAATAACGATAAAAACACATTGGAATAGCTATTCTgaaattaccaaaaaaaaaaaagaaaattctaATTTCGTCGTGTTCTTCTCTGTCCCTACCTCCGTCAGCCTCACCTGGCAAGCCGGCCGACCGCCTTCCGTTACGTCCGGCCGGGTGTCTGTTCCGCTCATCTCGTCGGAAGCTCCACTCATCTCCGACCTCCCACTCTCTCTCTGTCATTTCCGAGGTACCGTGTGTGATATTCTTTTGCCATTAAATCCATTGATTTGAATTTCAACCTATCTATTGTTGACCTCAATTATGTAAATATGTTATCTACTATAATAATCGGTTGCTCTAGTGTTGTTTTGTTCCTAAATACCTAGGGTTTAATTTATACTCTCGTGGCCAATAAAAATCCTATATTACCATGTTATTTAGCTGCCTAGTCATGTTCTTTTAGTTTTATGATTCTACCAGTAAAGTTTAGCTGAGACTTCACAATTTTCcctaagctcttgagcctcagAAGTCATGGCTTCGATCCTGTTGTTTTCAACTTTGATATCTTTGATTCTGATGATTATTCTGTGTGCATAATAAGTTTGTTTTGCTTTTTGAGTATTTCTGTTGTCTATTCTCAACTGttagatttttaatttattgatatttGTTTTCACAGGGCAGCGATTTTCTTTTTGAGTTGTCCTGACTCCTGGGTCTTAAGTCGAAAATTGTCTTAATCTTATTGGGGATTAGGCGTAAAGAGATGCCTCGAGACGTATCGCGATCAAGATCGCCTCCCCATCGGCGTAGGCATTCGCCGTCTCCTATTGGACACAGGCATAGCAGGAGGAGCAGAAAAGACAGAAGTCGATCTCCTTATTCATCCTACTCTCATAGCAGGTGACGCCTTTTGTATGATTAATTGATTCGTTTTCTTTATGATAGAATACTGTATCCTTCATATTGAGTTAGAATTACGGAGGACTTTATGATTTACGATGTATTTGTTGCAAAATATGAATCTTAAACACTTATATTCATGGAAATTTTGTATCTTTTTTCCCCTTATATTGTAAATTTGTAGAAGTAGGAATGATTTCAATTCATATTTGTTTACTATTGATGTTATCTCAAATGTTCAATGAATGCAAATTTCTGTATTTGGTATATTAGATTTGTTTTCAGGTTGGATGCTGAATGGACAAAACAAGGATATTAAACAGATGTAATATATATCTCCCAAATTTCAATTGACACTATAAACTTGAGAATATTGCAAGGTTTTTTTAAGTGGTTTGGGGTTAATTATGAGGTGATATGGGTAAAACGATGTGTTTTAGTAGGACTGTTTAccttttattatattaatttgtGAAAAAAGTTATGAAATTTAGGCTGCACTTGTTTTCATTATCATAAAAGGTTTCCTTTTTGCTTTTGTGTTttacatattatttttattttctttttcatattttgaaaaacatttttgcTTTTTATTTGGCACAAGTCACAACCATTGCCTTGTGACAGCAGTGGGGAGCTAGATTTCTTATTCTTTGTTTGGATTCTCCCTTCTATTCAGCAGCTTGGCCACTTAATGAGGACATTCTATTATGTTGAATGACTCATAGTTCTAATTTATAAGGATTAGGCATTTTTGTCATAACTGTTTG
This sequence is a window from Arachis stenosperma cultivar V10309 chromosome 10, arast.V10309.gnm1.PFL2, whole genome shotgun sequence. Protein-coding genes within it:
- the LOC130954465 gene encoding uncharacterized protein LOC130954465; amino-acid sequence: MSKAGDTAKAESEGASASQTSTLTSLKSTISSQILSSNMSKAGATPKTESEGASASQIRTLTSLQSTISSLELINSLRRKRDLMSLLCSYPLDMRVIFDDFISKPYCESKLPLKLEGLLPKEIIRDAENGDRSGSNFIFGDANLDFIPEAILDMAADLAVHQLMETLISICKSKNPKHAKCIRLSTRSDVEKRTVMEKVTAALNDKHHSLDILNSFHGHLTIDATGYPTSEAEKELKQHICQLLQLSTIKYDDILCTLQIEDEMSRSRYLVILVDRDGEEIVDPQKVGLYGTLLTGVLVLITTDSPSSQQAKEGGLKDGLVNLEIRTKEHLLPWVVFCDTAGKEFVYSSDAILTTAVRIVEECRSHLHAILLVAKWLKNHQDVRMWELALHKLQFTNPSHDVINFHGLNSIMINTFLNLIWDGMNKTQQNCLLSCSGIPKIRDGIVDHELMNHWMSSLFVDAGETEKNLRQLVENSIFLQFDGVGGRYIWLPEETYQMLEWIYTLYPLFIEKSNLGLTEPPNTDNWHNAVRIELAGNKISELPESPDCLQLKVLMLQRNADLTKIPSSFFYHMPLLCILNLSYSSVRELPCSLFFLEQLRELYLKGCECFMKLPPEIGNLEKLEKLDLDETQITHLPKEVQKLTNIQSLTLCFYEYHVKKNMPYSCSMIIPSGVLSKLNRLEHLCIGVNPDDARWNKNVQVILPEILGLECLQTLSIYIPQLELLKLIPARIFELDFRFIVGCHMQRIISSIPPATDVEFKQSDCSLKFVKGEGVTDEIKMLIRHSKALFLDRHFTLKSLTEFEMKNLEQLRVCILAECKEMQTIGGGGDLDDNIDMLPHLLFLSIFQMKNLRSIWEGSTPPHCLFGMLQSLSLQSCPKLTTLFSLDFLGNLSLLKELMVKDCPKLSTLISYKPFSYTCNPSADTFLPKLSKLWLLHLPELTSISSGLGIGPGLKEVGFYGCPKMRNLSRKELVSRALTVIKGQTNWWKALEGRPSTFDQVFSPIHEEADLMTQLGTPLQHTGFATPASNSPASSGKGLKNKKDPRFSNLRISIPKLRSAVLSNKFSREIRYRGILERPWGRYTSQVCEPGKNSIWLGTFDPAEEAAGADDATAREFPGHKAKTNFPSQSSILYSNTFDAAEESANSANVTHPYDKATREFMNLYTSL
- the LOC130954468 gene encoding probable disease resistance protein At4g27220, translating into MAGFGNIASNLGDLATEVAKQVGGEALASRLVSVRNSGENFELLKQELQGLLALKEDKEKEVQGDRHKDTSSAYRLWSAKVFEVAAETRQLIAKYETSTWSWKHPILSPEIEKRLKEVQQLVDKGNSVDCTVDKPPDRILKVFYAPEIMGYKTLQSALENIVDLLKSSKIQTIGVAGMKGVGKTALMQNLNNHDVVAEIFDIVIFIRLSADHTDHELQCKIAKRLKVDTEVINDPEEVARIIHEELQTKKYLLILDGAADEINLSQLGIPCNDNHSKVIITAQHRQVCTLNGAERMIEVGLLSRDEAWKMFCNTVGPVIDLPDIPEIARRVCDKCSCLPLLIQKIARSFRLKKSASSWRVGLEDLEERWPDYENEGVSELYSFLTFCYDELKDENKKKCFLYASLYPANCKVYTDYLVECWAAQNFLGDVNNTRKYQKARDRGQAILEHLTDVSLLDRGKQMIYVSMNDCMQQLALHISSKHPECSSYVQTREKLDDAQESLSWEKARWVSMIDTNLKNLPTNQDCSMLLMLLLQKNPDLSTIPQLFFKKHMRSLLVLDLYGTGIRWLPSSMSKLTGLKGLYLNHCKHLRQLPPAIGTLVLLEFLDIQGTQISFIPSLIGSLISLRCFRVPYIRNGEQNGDQTSDLDPRAISRLTKLEELVIKVVSYEDWCSNAENVMVMLASLEHLTNLQCSFPSSEILDRFLRRRSGRQFTSFQFFVGCPNSKRPQILEPFEYRICKYIRYDNSKHKNTFSVSEILPQTHAVELVHFNDIEEISEVGKENLEQIRALSLEECNGIRTLIAGNENGARDESTLPNLEQLLLNKLLLLNCVFQGPLNPGSLSKLKVLTLKNCPRLRTIFRNRAIQYLSELQKLEIHSCMELEELIVTEIGEEVLPKLEVLLLANLPRFQFICTNTILRWSSLEQVNVYRCPLLKFLPFCKDKETNLRSIRGEQGWWNELMWRHKAQYQDIFLPSSELTF